In one window of Dokdonia sp. PRO95 DNA:
- a CDS encoding PASTA domain-containing protein, which produces MSLLKFLVSKAFVKQIVLAVIIIIALVFITRWWLGSTTNHDERIAVPNVKGMTLDLVSQELENAELRYFIIDSANFNPDYPKYSVIDQEPNAGKFVKENRQIYLVLNPSGYQKMTIPPIVGKTRRQAEPSLKALGFEIGKVTYVDWIGKDEVRDIRHKGKRVKAGDRLEKTSVIDLVLGNGKGDYRDAISDDSSDEN; this is translated from the coding sequence ATGAGTCTTTTAAAATTTCTAGTGAGCAAAGCATTTGTTAAACAAATTGTACTTGCTGTCATCATCATCATCGCATTAGTATTTATCACTCGATGGTGGTTAGGAAGCACCACAAATCACGATGAGCGTATTGCCGTGCCTAATGTAAAAGGGATGACCCTAGACCTCGTCTCTCAAGAACTAGAAAATGCAGAGCTGCGTTACTTTATTATAGACAGTGCAAATTTCAACCCAGATTATCCTAAGTACTCTGTAATAGACCAAGAGCCTAACGCTGGGAAATTTGTAAAAGAAAACAGACAGATATACTTAGTACTTAACCCTTCTGGTTATCAAAAAATGACTATACCTCCTATCGTGGGAAAAACACGCCGCCAGGCAGAACCTTCATTAAAGGCGCTAGGATTTGAGATAGGCAAAGTAACCTATGTAGACTGGATAGGAAAAGACGAAGTAAGAGATATAAGACACAAAGGAAAGAGAGTGAAAGCTGGAGATAGATTAGAAAAAACTTCTGTTATCGACCTAGTACTAGGTAATGGTAAAGGTGATTACCGCGACGCTATTTCTGATGACTCATCAGACGAAAACTAA
- a CDS encoding D-alanine--D-alanine ligase: MQKKNIAVLMGGYSSEYEISLNSGATVVASLDKEKYKVYAVHILTEGWFCVVDGERFTIDKGDFSFKDASAKKVTFDACYNTIHGTPGEDGKLQAYLELLGIPQTSCGFYESAMTFNKRDTLSVLSSYGVPMAQSVYVNKGDEIDMSFKNLLAIKVGYPCFVKPNRAGSSYGVSKVYKEGDLIAALDNAFKEDNQVLIESFLSGTEVSVGVYDFGNGAEVLPVCEIVPDGDFFSLEAKYSGKSQEIVPARLDERETADVQGLTKGIYELLGLKGICRIDFIFHEGKPHFVEVNTNPGLSKESIIPREFKAAGLSLTEVFGKAIEVAIRNNS; the protein is encoded by the coding sequence GTGCAGAAAAAAAATATCGCCGTTTTAATGGGTGGCTACAGTAGCGAGTATGAAATATCGCTTAATAGTGGTGCCACCGTAGTTGCTTCTTTAGATAAAGAAAAATACAAAGTATATGCCGTGCACATCCTTACCGAGGGGTGGTTTTGTGTGGTAGATGGTGAGCGATTTACGATAGATAAAGGTGACTTTAGCTTTAAAGACGCTTCCGCGAAAAAGGTAACCTTTGACGCCTGTTACAATACCATACACGGAACGCCGGGCGAGGACGGAAAACTACAAGCCTACTTGGAATTGCTAGGAATCCCACAGACAAGTTGTGGTTTTTATGAGAGTGCAATGACGTTTAATAAGCGTGACACACTAAGCGTGTTGAGTTCATACGGCGTGCCAATGGCGCAATCTGTATACGTAAATAAGGGCGATGAGATTGATATGTCTTTTAAAAACCTGCTTGCTATAAAAGTGGGCTACCCTTGTTTTGTAAAGCCTAACCGCGCAGGTTCTAGTTATGGAGTGAGTAAGGTGTACAAAGAAGGTGATCTTATAGCGGCTCTAGATAATGCCTTTAAGGAAGATAATCAGGTTTTGATTGAGTCATTTTTGAGCGGGACAGAAGTATCTGTAGGAGTGTATGATTTTGGCAATGGGGCAGAGGTGCTTCCAGTTTGTGAGATTGTACCAGATGGAGATTTTTTTAGTCTAGAAGCAAAGTACTCTGGAAAATCACAAGAAATTGTACCAGCAAGACTAGATGAGCGTGAGACGGCAGATGTGCAGGGACTTACAAAGGGTATTTATGAATTGCTGGGTCTTAAGGGGATTTGCCGTATAGATTTTATCTTTCACGAGGGTAAACCGCATTTTGTTGAGGTAAATACTAATCCTGGTCTCTCAAAAGAGAGTATCATCCCAAGAGAGTTTAAAGCAGCTGGATTATCACTTACAGAAGTGTTTGGCAAAGCTATAGAAGTAGCGATTAGAAATAACAGTTAA
- the coaD gene encoding pantetheine-phosphate adenylyltransferase, giving the protein MKRKAVFPGSFDPITLGHYDIIERGLTLFDEIILAIGVNSDKKYMFSLEQRKQFLEDTFKDEPRIKVMTYKGLTIDFCKEQESEFILRGLRNPGDFEFEKAIAHTNRKLSGIETVFLLTSSGKSYISSSIVRDVIRNGGDCSGLVPDVVEPCAIKIWKEIQAKAK; this is encoded by the coding sequence ATGAAAAGAAAGGCAGTATTTCCGGGGAGTTTTGATCCCATTACACTTGGGCATTACGATATAATAGAACGAGGTCTTACACTCTTTGACGAGATAATACTTGCTATAGGTGTCAACTCAGATAAAAAATATATGTTTTCTCTAGAGCAGCGCAAGCAGTTTCTAGAAGATACGTTTAAAGATGAGCCACGCATTAAAGTAATGACCTATAAAGGTCTCACTATAGACTTTTGTAAAGAGCAAGAAAGCGAGTTCATTTTAAGAGGACTACGTAATCCTGGAGATTTTGAGTTTGAAAAGGCAATCGCCCATACTAACAGAAAATTATCTGGTATCGAGACCGTATTCTTACTTACGAGTTCTGGTAAGAGCTATATATCTTCTTCCATAGTACGTGATGTAATACGTAACGGTGGTGACTGCTCTGGTCTAGTACCAGATGTGGTTGAGCCTTGCGCAATTAAAATCTGGAAAGAGATACAAGCAAAAGCAAAATAA
- the trpA gene encoding tryptophan synthase subunit alpha, with product MNRIKEKLQEDKKLLSLYFTAGYPAIDDTVSVLTQLQESGVDMVEIGLPFSDPLADGPTIQESSTAALHNGMTTEKLFSQLDGIRETIHIPLIVMGYFNPMLQYGVEKFCKRCQEIGIDGIIMPDLPLAEYEAEYKEIFEKYGLINVFLITPQTSDARIQQIDAASDGFIYMVSSASTTGATSGFGNSTEDYFKRIAAMNLNNPQIVGFGISNEETFNAATTHQKGAIIGSAFIKHITKNGANSVASFVETIR from the coding sequence ATGAATAGAATAAAAGAAAAATTACAAGAAGATAAAAAGCTACTAAGCTTATACTTCACTGCTGGATATCCAGCCATAGATGATACTGTTTCTGTCTTAACGCAGCTTCAAGAAAGTGGTGTAGATATGGTGGAGATAGGATTACCATTTTCAGATCCGCTGGCAGATGGGCCTACTATTCAAGAGTCAAGTACTGCTGCACTTCATAATGGGATGACTACCGAAAAGTTGTTTAGCCAGCTAGACGGTATTCGTGAGACCATACATATACCGCTTATTGTGATGGGTTACTTTAACCCGATGTTACAATATGGGGTTGAGAAATTCTGTAAGCGATGTCAAGAAATAGGGATAGATGGTATTATTATGCCAGACTTACCACTTGCCGAATATGAAGCGGAGTATAAAGAGATTTTTGAAAAGTACGGACTTATTAATGTATTCCTAATCACACCACAAACTAGTGACGCGCGTATACAACAGATAGATGCCGCGAGTGATGGGTTTATCTATATGGTGAGTAGTGCGAGTACGACGGGCGCTACGAGCGGTTTTGGTAACAGCACAGAAGATTACTTTAAACGTATTGCAGCTATGAATCTTAACAATCCGCAGATTGTAGGTTTTGGGATAAGTAATGAGGAAACTTTTAACGCGGCCACTACCCATCAAAAAGGAGCCATTATAGGAAGTGCTTTTATAAAGCATATTACTAAGAATGGAGCAAACAGTGTGGCTAGCTTTGTAGAAACCATAAGATAA
- the trpB gene encoding tryptophan synthase subunit beta has product MILENNTSYQADERGYYGDFGGAFIPEMLYPNVEELRSQYVQIMQEPSFQEEFKQLLKDYVGRPTPLYYAKRFSEKYGTKVYLKREDLCHTGAHKVNNTIGQILMAKRLGKNRIIAETGAGQHGVATATVCALMGLECIVYMGAIDIERQAPNVARMKMLGATVRPAMSGSRTLKDATNEAIRDWINNPVDTHYIIGSVVGPHPYPDMVARFQSVISEETKKQLLEKEGKENPDYVVACVGGGSNAAGLYYHYLDEPEVGIIAVEAAGKGVDTGESAATSALGREGIIHGSKTLLMQTDDGQITEPYSISAGLDYPGVGPMHANLFRSGRGEFISVTDADAMTAGLELSKLEGIIPAIETSHALAIFETRKFKKDDIVVINLSGRGDKDLNTFIEYFNL; this is encoded by the coding sequence ATGATACTAGAAAATAACACCAGTTACCAAGCAGACGAGAGAGGGTACTACGGAGATTTTGGCGGAGCATTTATTCCAGAGATGCTCTATCCTAACGTGGAAGAACTGCGCTCTCAGTATGTGCAAATTATGCAGGAGCCTTCTTTTCAAGAGGAGTTTAAACAACTCTTAAAAGATTATGTAGGTCGTCCTACACCGCTTTATTATGCAAAACGCTTTAGCGAAAAGTATGGCACAAAGGTATATCTCAAAAGGGAAGATCTCTGTCATACCGGAGCTCATAAAGTAAATAATACCATAGGCCAGATTCTTATGGCTAAGCGACTAGGTAAGAACCGCATTATCGCAGAGACTGGCGCGGGACAGCACGGTGTTGCTACAGCAACGGTGTGTGCACTTATGGGACTAGAATGTATCGTATATATGGGTGCTATAGATATTGAGCGCCAAGCGCCTAACGTGGCTCGTATGAAAATGCTAGGAGCAACCGTACGACCAGCAATGTCTGGAAGTAGAACCTTAAAAGATGCGACTAACGAAGCGATACGTGACTGGATTAATAACCCAGTAGACACACATTACATCATAGGTTCTGTGGTGGGACCACACCCTTATCCAGATATGGTGGCTCGTTTTCAGTCGGTGATTTCTGAGGAAACTAAGAAGCAGTTGCTAGAAAAAGAAGGAAAAGAAAATCCGGATTATGTAGTAGCTTGTGTGGGTGGTGGTAGTAACGCCGCTGGATTATATTACCATTATCTTGATGAACCAGAAGTAGGTATTATCGCAGTAGAGGCTGCTGGTAAAGGAGTGGATACTGGTGAGAGTGCCGCAACTTCTGCACTAGGACGCGAGGGAATTATACACGGCAGTAAAACATTATTAATGCAAACAGACGACGGGCAGATTACAGAGCCTTACTCTATCTCTGCTGGTCTTGATTACCCTGGTGTAGGACCTATGCACGCAAACCTCTTCCGTTCTGGGCGTGGGGAGTTTATCTCTGTCACAGATGCAGATGCGATGACGGCTGGACTAGAGCTTAGTAAACTAGAGGGTATTATCCCTGCGATTGAGACTAGTCACGCACTTGCCATTTTTGAAACTAGAAAATTCAAAAAAGACGATATCGTAGTGATCAATCTTTCGGGACGTGGTGATAAGGATTTAAATACGTTTATAGAATATTTTAATTTATAG
- a CDS encoding phosphoribosylanthranilate isomerase, with protein MKYNTQEVAALQPDYLGFIFYEKSKRDFGDLAIPELPEGIDRVGVFVDADIAFAKAKITQHNLNVIQLHGSESPEYIKELQACLVERSRDLKIWKVFGIKDSFDFEQLIPYEGLVDAFLFDTKGKEKGGNGYTFDWSVLKNYTSQTPIILSGGIGLEEVEKVKKILATDLPIIALDVNSKFEDKPGLKNIEKLTEFKKVLQL; from the coding sequence ATGAAATATAACACACAAGAGGTCGCTGCGTTGCAGCCAGACTATCTTGGCTTTATATTTTATGAGAAGAGCAAACGAGATTTTGGCGACCTAGCGATTCCAGAATTACCTGAGGGAATTGACCGCGTAGGAGTTTTTGTAGATGCTGATATTGCTTTCGCGAAAGCGAAAATAACACAACACAACCTCAACGTAATCCAGTTACACGGGAGCGAATCCCCTGAATACATAAAAGAACTTCAAGCTTGTCTGGTCGAGCGCAGTCGAGACCTCAAGATTTGGAAAGTTTTTGGAATCAAAGACAGTTTTGACTTTGAGCAGCTCATACCTTACGAGGGCCTTGTAGATGCATTCCTTTTTGACACAAAGGGAAAAGAAAAAGGAGGCAACGGCTACACCTTTGACTGGAGTGTTTTAAAAAATTACACATCCCAAACGCCTATCATTTTAAGTGGCGGCATAGGACTAGAAGAAGTAGAAAAAGTAAAAAAAATACTGGCAACAGATTTGCCTATTATCGCACTAGACGTAAATAGCAAATTTGAGGATAAACCAGGATTAAAAAATATTGAAAAATTAACCGAATTTAAAAAAGTATTGCAGCTATGA
- the trpC gene encoding indole-3-glycerol phosphate synthase TrpC — protein sequence MTILDKITADKIKEVALRKSLIPVSQLEQSVLFERATASLAKAVSTGSGIIAEHKRRSPSKSVINNSLSVQDVASGYEQAGVSGMSVLTDGKYFGGSLDDLLLARAAAQFPLLRKEFIVDEYQILEAKAYGADAILLIAATLSRKQIEQFSTFAKSLGLDVLCESHNEKELQKSIMPSVDMLGINNRNLKTFEVSLETSKELIKQIPDEFVKVSESGISSVEAIKELKPHGFQGFLIGENFMKTDNPGESAATFIKQLD from the coding sequence ATGACCATACTAGATAAAATTACAGCAGATAAAATCAAGGAAGTAGCGTTGAGAAAAAGTCTCATCCCTGTGAGCCAGCTAGAGCAATCTGTGCTTTTTGAGAGAGCTACGGCATCACTTGCAAAAGCAGTAAGTACAGGCTCTGGGATTATTGCAGAGCATAAAAGAAGATCTCCTAGCAAGTCTGTTATAAACAACAGCCTGAGCGTTCAAGATGTCGCAAGTGGTTATGAGCAGGCAGGCGTGAGCGGGATGTCTGTACTTACAGATGGGAAATATTTTGGTGGCTCGCTAGATGACTTATTACTTGCCAGAGCAGCAGCACAGTTTCCGCTATTGCGTAAGGAGTTTATAGTAGATGAATACCAGATTCTTGAGGCCAAAGCCTACGGTGCAGATGCGATATTACTTATTGCAGCTACGCTTTCGCGAAAGCAAATAGAGCAGTTTTCAACCTTTGCAAAAAGTCTTGGTCTCGATGTTCTTTGTGAATCTCATAATGAAAAAGAATTACAGAAGTCTATTATGCCTTCTGTAGATATGCTAGGCATCAACAACCGAAACCTAAAGACCTTTGAAGTAAGCCTAGAGACGAGCAAAGAACTCATCAAGCAAATTCCAGATGAGTTTGTAAAAGTATCAGAAAGTGGTATCAGTTCTGTAGAGGCGATCAAAGAATTAAAGCCACACGGTTTTCAAGGTTTCCTTATAGGTGAAAATTTTATGAAAACAGATAACCCAGGTGAAAGTGCCGCTACTTTCATAAAACAGCTAGATTAA
- the trpD gene encoding anthranilate phosphoribosyltransferase codes for MKAILNRLINHDQLTKAESREVLVNISEGKYNQSQIASFLTVYMMRSITVEELEGFRDALLDLCLAVDFSEYNAIDLCGTGGDGKDTFNISTLSSFVTAGAGVHVTKHGNYGVSSVSGSSNVMEYLGIKFSNDKDFLKRSMDEVGMCVLHAPLFHPAMKNVGPIRRELGVKTFFNMLGPMVNPAFPSNQLVGVFNLELARMYGYLYQKGDKNFTILHALDGYDEISLTGATKAITNETELMLTPRDFGVNAHAQKDIYGGDSVESSAQIFTNVISGKGTQAQNNVVCANAGMAIATVKGLTPLQGFEQAKESLLSGKAAQKLKQLQALSN; via the coding sequence ATGAAAGCCATACTTAATAGATTAATTAACCACGACCAACTCACAAAAGCCGAAAGCCGTGAAGTTCTCGTAAACATCTCTGAGGGTAAATACAACCAGAGTCAGATTGCTTCTTTCCTTACCGTTTATATGATGCGTAGCATTACGGTAGAGGAGCTAGAAGGTTTTAGAGATGCCTTGCTAGATCTTTGCCTTGCCGTAGATTTTTCTGAGTATAATGCCATAGATCTTTGTGGTACAGGTGGTGATGGTAAAGACACTTTTAATATTTCAACACTCTCTAGCTTTGTAACAGCAGGTGCTGGTGTGCACGTGACTAAGCACGGTAATTATGGGGTGAGCTCTGTAAGTGGAAGTAGCAATGTGATGGAGTATCTAGGCATAAAATTTAGTAACGATAAGGATTTCTTGAAGCGCTCTATGGATGAGGTAGGGATGTGTGTACTGCACGCACCACTCTTCCACCCTGCTATGAAAAACGTAGGCCCTATACGTCGAGAGCTAGGTGTAAAAACCTTTTTTAATATGCTAGGCCCTATGGTTAATCCTGCATTCCCGAGCAACCAGCTAGTGGGAGTTTTTAACCTAGAACTCGCAAGAATGTATGGATATTTATATCAAAAAGGAGATAAAAACTTTACCATATTGCACGCCCTAGATGGTTATGATGAGATCTCACTTACAGGAGCTACAAAGGCTATTACAAATGAGACAGAGCTTATGCTCACACCTAGAGATTTTGGTGTAAATGCACACGCTCAAAAAGATATTTATGGAGGTGACTCTGTTGAGTCTTCGGCGCAGATTTTTACAAATGTAATTTCTGGCAAAGGCACCCAGGCACAAAATAATGTGGTGTGTGCAAACGCTGGGATGGCTATTGCGACTGTAAAAGGGCTAACACCTTTACAAGGTTTTGAACAAGCAAAAGAGAGCCTACTCTCTGGTAAAGCCGCACAAAAACTCAAACAACTTCAAGCCCTAAGCAACTAA
- a CDS encoding aminodeoxychorismate/anthranilate synthase component II encodes MKKILVIDNYDSFVYNLVHYLEELDCIVTVKRNDQFALEECEQYDKILLSPGPGIPEEAGLLKQVIKTYGGRKPILGVCLGQQAIGEVYGGTLINLDKVFHGVATQVSITQPDTVLFKDLGEEIAVGRYHSWVVATEDFPPALEVTAVDENGQIMALRHRELDIRGVQFHPESVLTPEGKTMIKNWVIS; translated from the coding sequence ATGAAAAAGATATTAGTAATAGACAACTATGATTCCTTTGTGTACAACCTTGTGCACTACCTAGAAGAATTAGATTGCATCGTTACCGTAAAACGTAATGACCAGTTTGCGCTTGAAGAGTGCGAGCAGTATGATAAAATATTACTTTCTCCAGGCCCTGGCATTCCAGAAGAAGCTGGACTGCTCAAGCAAGTAATAAAAACTTATGGAGGAAGAAAACCTATACTTGGCGTTTGCCTTGGGCAACAAGCCATAGGTGAAGTGTACGGAGGCACGCTTATTAATCTAGATAAGGTTTTTCACGGTGTCGCGACACAAGTGAGTATCACGCAGCCAGACACAGTACTTTTTAAAGACCTCGGTGAAGAAATAGCCGTAGGGCGTTACCACTCGTGGGTGGTAGCTACAGAAGATTTTCCACCAGCATTAGAAGTTACTGCGGTAGATGAAAATGGCCAGATAATGGCACTACGTCACAGAGAACTTGACATACGCGGTGTACAGTTTCACCCAGAATCTGTACTTACTCCAGAAGGAAAAACAATGATTAAGAATTGGGTGATTAGTTAA
- a CDS encoding anthranilate synthase component I family protein — protein MKYQLTTFSKRLLADTITPVSVYLRLRDRFPNSLLLESSDYHANDNSFSYICCNPIASISVGDGIITQQFPDGKKEEITITAETNVVGVLDAFAKAFSSTKTAHKFINNGLFGYLSYDSVQYFEDIEIAKKEGDLHIPDIYYAVYQNIIAINHFNNEAHIFCHNTTGDNNIDEIEQLLKSKNFAEFNFNRKNELTSNITDADYKALVDTCKKHCQRGDVFQIVPSKRFSQQFTGDEFNVYRALRSVNPSPYLFYFDYGDYKIFGSSPEAQIIVQDGLAEIHPIAGTFKRTGNDEQDAILAKELAKDEKENSEHVMLVDLARNDLSRNGHNVKVDTYREVQFFSHVIHLVSKVTGQMHEGSNTLQVVADTFPAGTLSGAPKHMAMQLLEKYENRNRTFYGGAIGFMDFYGNFNHAIIIRSFLSKNHTLHWQAGAGVVSGSDPAKELQEVYNKLGALNKALDIAEDI, from the coding sequence ATGAAATATCAATTAACTACATTTTCAAAAAGACTCCTAGCAGATACCATCACTCCTGTATCGGTATACTTAAGGTTGCGCGATCGTTTTCCTAATAGTTTACTGCTCGAGAGTAGTGACTATCACGCAAATGATAATAGCTTCTCTTACATATGCTGCAACCCTATTGCTTCTATAAGCGTGGGCGATGGTATAATCACACAACAATTTCCCGATGGCAAGAAGGAGGAAATTACAATTACAGCAGAGACTAATGTTGTAGGGGTTTTAGATGCTTTCGCGAAAGCGTTCTCATCTACAAAGACAGCTCACAAGTTCATAAACAATGGCTTGTTTGGTTACCTATCGTATGATTCTGTGCAGTACTTTGAAGATATAGAAATCGCCAAAAAAGAAGGAGATCTCCATATACCAGATATTTACTATGCCGTTTACCAAAACATTATCGCTATTAACCATTTTAATAATGAGGCGCATATATTTTGTCACAATACGACGGGAGACAATAATATCGATGAGATTGAGCAGCTTTTAAAATCAAAAAACTTTGCAGAGTTTAACTTCAACCGAAAGAACGAACTCACCAGCAACATCACAGATGCAGATTATAAAGCACTCGTAGACACTTGTAAAAAGCACTGCCAGCGTGGTGATGTTTTTCAGATTGTACCTAGTAAACGTTTCTCGCAGCAGTTTACGGGAGATGAGTTTAATGTATACAGGGCTTTACGCAGTGTTAACCCGTCGCCATATCTATTTTATTTTGACTACGGAGATTATAAAATCTTTGGCTCATCACCAGAAGCTCAGATTATTGTGCAAGACGGTCTCGCTGAGATTCACCCTATTGCAGGTACTTTTAAACGTACCGGTAATGATGAGCAAGACGCCATACTTGCAAAAGAACTAGCCAAAGACGAAAAAGAAAACTCAGAACACGTGATGCTTGTTGATCTTGCTCGTAATGACTTATCACGCAATGGTCACAATGTAAAGGTAGACACCTATCGTGAGGTGCAGTTTTTCTCACACGTGATACACCTTGTGAGTAAAGTAACGGGACAAATGCACGAGGGTAGCAATACCTTACAAGTGGTAGCAGACACCTTTCCAGCAGGAACACTCAGTGGTGCGCCTAAGCATATGGCAATGCAGCTACTTGAGAAGTATGAAAACCGCAATCGCACCTTCTACGGCGGAGCGATAGGTTTTATGGATTTTTACGGTAATTTTAATCACGCTATTATCATACGTTCTTTCTTAAGTAAAAATCACACCCTACACTGGCAAGCAGGTGCTGGAGTGGTATCTGGCAGTGATCCAGCTAAAGAATTACAAGAAGTTTACAACAAATTAGGAGCGCTTAACAAAGCACTTGACATCGCAGAAGATATTTAG
- a CDS encoding YceI family protein, with product MKKKITTAFLALIVTTGAIANTEPVEKTVNVKESTITWTGKKVLGQHTGTINLKSGTLEMDGDQLVGGNFVVDMTTIAVTDLKAGEGKEKLEGHLNSADFFDTTNHNEATFVIKEVAKSGNGYSVVGDLTIKGTTLPTKVNMTIENGVATTVFNVDRTNYGVRYGSASFFDNLKDNAISDNFELAVSLTL from the coding sequence ATGAAAAAGAAAATCACAACAGCATTCTTAGCTCTTATCGTAACCACTGGAGCCATTGCAAACACAGAACCGGTAGAAAAAACAGTAAACGTAAAAGAAAGCACCATTACTTGGACGGGTAAAAAGGTACTAGGACAACACACAGGTACTATTAACCTAAAGTCTGGAACACTTGAAATGGATGGTGACCAGCTAGTAGGTGGTAACTTTGTAGTAGATATGACTACTATTGCCGTAACAGACTTAAAAGCTGGCGAAGGAAAAGAAAAACTAGAAGGACACTTAAACTCTGCAGACTTCTTTGATACTACAAACCATAACGAGGCTACATTTGTTATCAAAGAAGTAGCAAAAAGTGGTAACGGTTACAGCGTAGTAGGTGACCTCACTATAAAAGGAACTACACTACCTACTAAGGTTAATATGACCATAGAGAATGGCGTAGCCACTACCGTTTTTAATGTAGATCGTACAAATTATGGTGTACGTTATGGCTCTGCATCGTTTTTTGACAACTTAAAAGACAATGCTATTTCAGATAATTTTGAGCTTGCAGTAAGCTTGACTCTCTAA
- a CDS encoding MarR family transcriptional regulator, giving the protein MTIEEHIKTTSLKPSQRLIINLAYTAQWSNDILLMALKPYDISLQQFNVLRILRGQKGKPANLSTLNDRMVTKASNTTRLVDKLLKKELVNRSTCPSNRRKIEITITQAGLSLLNELDKVVTQAENKITTQLDNTEIEQLNNLLNKLRTETKN; this is encoded by the coding sequence ATGACAATAGAAGAACACATAAAAACCACGAGCCTCAAGCCCTCACAAAGGCTTATTATAAACCTAGCCTATACAGCACAATGGTCTAATGATATATTATTAATGGCATTAAAGCCTTATGATATATCATTACAACAGTTTAATGTATTACGCATATTACGTGGGCAAAAAGGAAAACCTGCAAACCTATCTACGCTCAATGACCGTATGGTTACAAAAGCAAGTAACACAACACGCCTCGTAGATAAGCTACTCAAAAAAGAGCTTGTAAATCGCAGTACGTGCCCCTCAAACCGTCGTAAAATTGAAATTACAATTACACAGGCTGGCTTGTCATTACTTAATGAGTTAGACAAAGTTGTGACTCAAGCCGAAAATAAAATAACTACTCAACTAGACAATACTGAGATAGAGCAGCTCAATAACTTGCTCAATAAACTAAGAACAGAAACTAAAAATTAG
- a CDS encoding TlpA disulfide reductase family protein: MKQILIVLLIILTSCRGGQKDYKETLVEGSNIKALDYDGLEYYIENHPSETLVINFWATWCAPCIKELPAFEKLEEEYKSKDVTVLLVSLDFPDQLEALKTFVDKKKLQSEVLYLDDGDANNWIPKVSDSWSGAIPATLITGSKRKKFYERSFTYEELEQELNTLIN; this comes from the coding sequence ATGAAACAAATACTAATAGTATTATTAATCATCTTAACATCCTGTCGAGGAGGGCAAAAGGATTATAAGGAAACGTTAGTAGAGGGTAGTAACATCAAAGCGCTGGATTATGATGGCCTAGAATATTATATAGAAAATCATCCTTCGGAAACTTTAGTAATTAACTTTTGGGCAACATGGTGTGCTCCATGTATCAAGGAGTTACCGGCTTTTGAGAAATTAGAAGAAGAATACAAGAGCAAAGACGTAACTGTATTATTAGTAAGTCTTGATTTTCCAGATCAACTAGAAGCATTAAAAACTTTCGTAGACAAAAAGAAGCTACAATCTGAAGTTTTATACTTAGATGATGGAGATGCAAATAATTGGATACCCAAAGTGAGTGATTCATGGAGTGGCGCTATACCAGCAACACTTATAACTGGATCAAAAAGAAAGAAATTTTATGAGCGCTCTTTTACCTATGAAGAACTAGAGCAAGAATTGAATACCTTAATAAATTAA